The DNA region ACCAGAAGATCCTGGATGACCAGGAGGAAGTTTTTTGCTGCATGGAGCTTGTGGTGAGGTCGCTCAGCTGGTTTAGGGGGAAAAGATTTAAGCCCCCTGCGAAGGACTGAGtgatttttgtcttgctttttttttttttcaatttgcagCTCGACGAGCTCCAGCAAGCAGTGACGGTGCTGCAGACCTTCAGCGAGGACAGCCGGCTGTACCTCAAACGCCTGTCGGAGCAGCTCGGTAAGCGAGAGCCCCTCGGGAGTGGAAGCCTCCGTGGAGGGCTTTAACGGGGGTTaacaggcttttttccccttctcctctccccgTTCCAGCCGCCAGGACCTTCCGGCAGGTGGACAAGTCCCCCGTGCGCAAGCTGATCGCCGCCCCGCCGAGGAAGACGCTGCCGCCGGAGGGctgagcggggcggggggctgcggggccgcgcTGCTGTCAATAAAGCCCGGTGCGAGCCGGGTGTGAGCCCGGTGCCTTCCCGGTGCCCGCTTTTCCCCGCGCTTCCGCGTTCGAAGGCGCCCGGCGGCCGCGCAGCCGCTCAGTGGCCGTCACGCACGTCAGTCAGAGCGCGCCAGCCAATCGCCGCAGCGGGCCAATagcagcggggagggggcggggctcCGCCAGTTCCGGGCCGGAAGCGGCGGCGatggcggcggcagcggcgaCCCCGCTGACCGGCGTGGGCTGGGCCGCTGCGCCCGAGGCAGCCCCCGCCGGTTGGACCGCGGTGGGTCCGGGGGGAGGcagcgggggaggggggcgcgaCCGAGCGGCGCCCGGGCTCCCGGTTTACGCCGCTCCGTGTGCCCGCAGATCACCGTTACCGTGGAGGGCGCGGCCGCCAACCTGGGCAAAGGCTTCGGGCACAAGGGCGGCGGGTACCTGTGCGTGAGCGGCGGCGGAGCCCAGGTGCGGGGGGTGGGCGGCGGGTGCCAGCccgggggggtgggagggggtgggcTGTGCCCGGTCCGGCACCGAGGTCCCGTCCCGTCCAGGCGGCTCCCGGGCCCGTCGTGACCGACGTCCAGGTGTTGAGCGACCGGAGCCCGCAGCCCACCGGCTACACCCGCGCCCCCGAGTTCCCAGAGCCACGTAAGTCACCCCCCCGCCACGGTAAGGGGGATGGGGTGGCGGGGCCCGGtaccccccgccccccaacctcctcctgccaccggctccgccccccccccccccccccccccgcaggaATCGGTGTCTCCCGGAAAAAAACGGGTGTACGTGAAGCTGGTGCCACTGGACGCCGCCGAGACGGCCGTGTTTGACATCCAGCTGAGCTCCAAGAGCAAAGCCCTCCCGCACTACATGAAAATAGGGTAGGGGGTCCTGCCCCTCCCCCAATCCTcccacccccgccccctgccgcccccccaCAAACACCCGCCGGTTTTCCGTAGGGAAATGGGCAGTTTTGCCATCTGGTGTAAAAAGGGGCCGGTTCCAAagtgcagcccccagcccgtcCCCAAACCACGGACCATCAGCGCCGGCCTGAGGCAGCTTTCGCTCCAGCCCCCCGACCCAAACCAGCAGTACGTCCACATtggggtggtgtttttttttttttaacccttccCCAGTCTTACCTGAACCAGTCCAGAACTGGGAATAAAATCTGGCGGCTGCCGGTGCCCACCTCGTGGTTCCCATTCACCTGAGCACATCTCCAGCCATTAATTATCCTGATCTGCTACAGGTCACCAGCGGCTCGGTGCAGCATCAAACGCGCTTCCCAGCACCCATCTCTGTACGACACCTCCAACATCTACGGCCTCTCGGGTAAAGTGTTTCTTCAGCTAGAAGCGAGGAAGCTGCATGAAGCAAGCATAGCTGTCTTTaaggagtattttaaaatatatattaaaaaaaaggggctTTTAGCTGGTTCGCATGCAGCTTGTTGCTGCGCGGTTCTTCTCGGTGGAGCCTGGAATTGAGCTACGTTTTCTTAAAAgacttctcccctcctccaaGTTATTTCTCGCTTGAATTAAAGCCATCACTGACCTCTTGCTCAAACTGTGCTGCTGAGGTGTCCCCTTCCACTCATCTGCTTTGCGTGGTAATTAATTATGTAGGAATTGATCAAGGCCCCAGATtggaataaatgtttttttttttttaaattgttttcagagCCGTTCCTGTGATGTTCCTAAcgcttctctcctttctcttcccagctATGGATGGAGTGCCTTTCACACTACACCCCAAATTTGAAAGCAGGCTCATTTCTGGCACTAATGTGAGTTCCCTTATGCTGCTGTTCTTGGCCCTGCCTCCTAACTTGGCTGAATTAagaaattttatgttttaattttatttggttttaggTTTTTCTCACAGACCTGAACGTTAAGTCACTTGCCGATATCGAGAAAGAGGTAACAGGGCTGCTTCGGTCACGCACCTCttgggggggggcagcgggcgcGTTCAGAATTTCTTAAATACCCGTGTCTCATCCTGaccgattatttttttttgttttcagtacaaTTATGCTTTTGTAGTCGAAAGGACAGCGGCTGCCAGGCTCCCACCCAGCATTTGTTAGCCCTGGAGTCAACCTGGAGGATGTGAACAGCatccagctgggctgagctgctcccTCTCTGCTTAAATTTCGGGGTACCCAAAGAAATGCAATCAGTATCTGATCACGGGAACTgcttaaggagaaaaataaacgTGTTTCTCTTCTCactgccaaaatatttttgcaatgcTTTTGAAATAGAGGGCTTCGGGGCTGGCGCGTACGGCAGCGGTAACGTCTAGAAGTTCTTGGCTGTGTGTGTTCTCCTACGCTTTGTCAGCACTACGAGTCTTTATTCTGAACATTACACCTCCTGCAAGGGTGTTTACGCTGTTCGTTGTGTCACAACTCCTACCCCTCGGCCTCACCTTTAGtttgttgctgcttttactCCTGCACTTGGTCCCACTGGCTATTTGAAACCATCGCAAAGCTTTCGGCCCTACCAAGGAAGTCCCAAACACGTTTTAAAATACATCGACTCTGGTTTTAGTTACCAAATTCTGTAAACGTTTCCTTTAAACGTTAGGGCAGTACAAAAGTCCCGCCAGTTGGTGGTACATcctggaaacattaaaaagtcAGGTCTTGTTTCACAGAGGTGATATCCACGTGATTTGGAAGAAAGCTTCCCCACGCCCGTTTTCCAAACAGGATCAGAGTTCCTGTCAAAAGAATGAAGGATGATTCTTGCGACGGTGCGATGCGGCCGCGGGTGCTGTCCTTCGCATAGCACTGCTGGGGGCCAGGACCTTGGAACCCGTTTCAGGAAGGCACTTTAAGTTTTGCGCTCCCCAGCAGGAACTGAAGAATTCGGTCCACTAACAAGGCGAGGAAGAAGTCAGCCAGCAACACTTCCGTGATCACGATCTtgaactaggaaaaaaaacacaacgCGTCGGTCCCTCCCCTTCTTCAGTTACTCCAGAGCCGCTGCCCCACGAGGCGCTACTCTGCAGCAACTGCTCCGCTACAGCCTGAACTTCCTCCTTTCATAAAAATGACTCCGTTTTCAGAAATTCACAAAATTCACAacctgctgtaaaaaaaaaaaaaaataatccccaacGCTTCAGCAGGATCACTACCCTATCCTCTCCCTCGGAGCTACTCGGGCAGTCAGTGCTCCTGC from Falco biarmicus isolate bFalBia1 chromosome 13 unlocalized genomic scaffold, bFalBia1.pri SUPER_13_unloc_1, whole genome shotgun sequence includes:
- the MVB12A gene encoding LOW QUALITY PROTEIN: multivesicular body subunit 12A (The sequence of the model RefSeq protein was modified relative to this genomic sequence to represent the inferred CDS: deleted 1 base in 1 codon); amino-acid sequence: MAAAAATPLTGVGWAAAPEAAPAGWTAITVTVEGAAANLGKGFGHKGGGYLCVSGGGAQAAPGPVVTDVQVLSDRSPQPTGYTRAPEFPEPRIGVSRKKRVYVKLVPLDAAETAVFDIQLSSKSKALPHYMKIGEMGSFAIWCKKGPVPKCSPQPVPKPRTISAGLRQLSLQPPDPNQQSPAARCSIKRASQHPSLYDTSNIYGLSAMDGVPFTLHPKFESRLISGTNVFLTDLNVKSLADIEKEYNYAFVVERTAAARLPPSIC